One Ignavibacteria bacterium genomic window carries:
- a CDS encoding DNA polymerase III subunit alpha codes for MFIHLHTHSNYSLLSGAASIEKLVETAKNFSMHSLALTDTNGMYGLIQFAQLAIEANIKPILGVYLNDPNDSEINAVLLAKNRIGYSKICELITQRQLEEKFSLPEVLSKIFCKEMSNEKNIRNSDVIIITSSIKLLNQLKLHISNSALRTIYVEMFLTQKRKKICRELYNFTQNNNMPIAATNVIHFINKEDFLLHKVLTAIKKNTTLSSLTDDNLVEEEQYFKPPDEMNKLWKVLPEAIENTEKIASACNVDLELGKYKHPKFLLHKNENSFSYLWKIAFQGLSQKYQPITEKAVNRLQEELSVIDQLGFSDYFLIVWDIAQQAKKLGMMMIGRGSAANSIVAYCLGLTQVDPLEHNLYFERFLNLGRSSPPDVDLDFSWKERDTIVKYVFDKYGTDHVAMISTTVTFRARSAFREVAKVFGISETEISEFSHFIPWTSAENLPHLAEKFPEARHLKFNDEPWKTIVNIAQKIAGFPRHLSI; via the coding sequence ATGTTCATTCACCTTCACACTCACTCAAATTATTCATTGCTTAGTGGTGCAGCATCAATCGAAAAACTAGTTGAAACTGCGAAAAATTTTTCCATGCATTCACTTGCACTTACCGATACAAACGGGATGTATGGACTTATTCAGTTTGCTCAACTCGCAATTGAAGCAAACATTAAGCCAATACTTGGGGTTTATCTAAATGATCCGAACGATTCGGAAATCAACGCTGTTCTTCTTGCAAAAAATAGAATTGGTTATTCAAAAATTTGTGAGCTAATCACACAACGACAATTGGAGGAGAAGTTTTCATTGCCCGAAGTACTGAGTAAAATATTTTGTAAAGAAATGTCGAATGAAAAAAACATCCGCAATAGCGATGTAATCATTATCACATCGTCAATTAAATTGCTTAACCAACTGAAACTTCATATTTCGAACTCCGCACTCCGCACTATCTACGTTGAAATGTTCTTAACACAAAAACGAAAAAAAATTTGTCGAGAACTTTATAACTTCACTCAAAATAATAACATGCCGATTGCAGCAACTAACGTAATTCATTTTATCAATAAAGAAGATTTCTTACTTCACAAAGTTTTAACTGCAATCAAAAAAAATACGACTCTTTCAAGTTTAACAGATGACAATTTAGTCGAAGAAGAACAATATTTCAAACCGCCCGATGAGATGAATAAACTTTGGAAAGTTTTGCCAGAAGCAATTGAGAATACTGAAAAAATTGCAAGTGCGTGTAATGTAGATTTAGAGCTTGGTAAATATAAACATCCGAAATTCTTGCTCCACAAAAACGAAAATTCGTTTTCATATTTATGGAAAATTGCCTTTCAAGGATTATCGCAAAAATATCAACCAATTACAGAGAAAGCAGTTAACCGTTTACAAGAAGAACTTAGCGTGATTGACCAACTTGGATTTTCAGATTATTTTTTAATTGTTTGGGATATAGCACAGCAAGCAAAAAAACTTGGTATGATGATGATTGGTCGCGGCTCGGCAGCAAATAGCATTGTCGCATATTGTTTGGGATTAACACAAGTCGATCCGCTTGAACATAATTTATACTTCGAAAGATTTTTGAATTTAGGCCGTTCATCGCCGCCCGATGTTGATTTGGATTTTTCTTGGAAAGAGCGCGATACAATTGTGAAATACGTTTTTGATAAATATGGAACTGACCATGTTGCAATGATTTCTACAACTGTAACATTCCGTGCGCGATCGGCTTTTCGAGAAGTTGCAAAAGTTTTTGGAATTAGTGAAACCGAGATTTCGGAATTCAGCCATTTCATTCCATGGACAAGTGCCGAGAATCTTCCGCATCTTGCAGAAAAATTTCCCGAAGCTCGTCATTTGAAGTTCAACGATGAGCCGTGGAAAACAATCGTAAACATCGCACAAAAGATAGCGGGATTTCCGCGTCATCTCAGCATTC